In Pochonia chlamydosporia 170 chromosome 3, whole genome shotgun sequence, the following are encoded in one genomic region:
- a CDS encoding NACHT domain-containing protein, with amino-acid sequence MSGLEPLVALGVASNVMQIISFAGDCISACRRICESGSPEPCLDDYSKRLSDVSTNLRKRLSQTKGPLANDTKALIAVAEKCTDAAQALRIEIASLSAQQRHRGFGEAVLLAVKSRVRKNRLKRLEHSLDLARNTMESHLLVQMTKTIDSTSLLQHEAFENLDHELQHFVRQFVNGHKSLSELVVRERVSIKLHVSKETANVQDSVKAHVSGELEKSQETIARHMDNATGHMQDTLLCRLDSDTAYRLRKRLLGSLKYVGMNERTNSISEAYPKTFSWLFRSQESDSQAKGDQKLDQASVDDAVGSEIGKMDDSADVTPVSSAEEIGPNVSSWADFTDWLSSDQSMYWISGKPASGKSTLMNFILSHPDTLPLLRKWRPKVSLLSHFFWKAGGILQKNIKGMLCSLVYQIFDNDDNLANKYMMTIKGLQHKDSEVDWGIDELRRLLFDCLGRTDRSFCIFMDGLDEVEPEMSMFNVMRLIEQLHASNQVKICLSSRPEQVFENHFGRFPSLRLQDLTASDIKDYTIGTLHPGLRSHASLVASITTNAEGVFLWAVLAIDSLNKGFENGDSRDLLVKRLESMPSALTNLYRDMWSRLGEDQDLYRQYVSLYLQIILCQRTLLRVPQFRYDQFKGGMTALQLTVASCDVVRTSLFKKRATLGSIDVQNHCANTVRILKVACGGFLTVIQKDRGMRNLGHASYDALMPYMDMQVEFIHRTAYDFLITTEEGQDLQKTCHMSVDDKYTRIFEAYLAETPIWSWLFNNPPVWPKDRMWYIPIGLLDSFMEFLSEMRRELSEQALAWLLGTLQEYSDRGHLATARELALAHQTRQGMFWASVGTYGFAEYASSRLEETGPHDFCGLSMLLNACRHSLDCIANAEPGLPRRSEGCLRIIQNCLKSRIPPCSILDESKETSPWLCFLAHVLGSCTFKAELEELCMVPKPNILDIIRTFIETGADLDDTTRVVWNFHVDKAEMFMYISPLSTAFCEEATDLPSPFVVLEVNASSLIRAILRLMQKHVQITSCLGHEETPPKQKVVMFSAHISACDEIGRGPLLYAPGSPQDCELLLNLVTPWALKPYGPFKNVYETDEVTRPAATGINKVLNGLIPSSTLVGDMSHAANEWTREGLLSERFKWPYSKTKWHCCD; translated from the coding sequence ATGTCTGGATTAGAACCGTTGGTAGCCCTTGGTGTCGCCTCCAATGTTATGCAGATCATCAGTTTTGCCGGCGACTGTATTTCTGCATGCCGACGCATTTGCGAATCTGGGAGCCCTGAGCCCTGTTTAGACGATTACAGCAAGCGCCTTTCTGACGTTTCAACGAATCTGAGGAAGAGGCTTTCACAGACCAAAGGGCCTCTGGCAAACGACACCAAGGCTTTAATTGCTGTGGCTGAGAAGTGTACTGATGCAGCTCAAGCGCTCAGAATAGAGATTGCTAGCCTGTCGGCACAGCAGAGGCATCGCGGCTTTGGAGAGGCCGTTTTGCTAGCCGTCAAGAGTAGGGTGAGAAAGAACAGACTCAAACGCTTGGAGCATTCTCTGGATTTAGCACGCAACACTATGGAGAGCCATCTGTTGGTGCAAATGACGAAAACGATTGACTCCACGAGTCTGTTGCAACATGAAGCTTTTGAAAATTTGGACCATGAATTGCAGCACTTTGTTCGCCAGTTCGTCAATGGTCACAAGAGCCTTTCCGAACTTGTGGTGCGAGAGAGGGTATCCATCAAATTACACGTTTCGAAAGAAACGGCAAATGTCCAAGATTCCGTGAAAGCGCACGTCTCTGGCGAGTTGgaaaagagccaagaaacCATCGCCAGGCATATGGATAATGCCACTGGTCATATGCAGGACACCCTCTTGTGCCGACTAGACTCTGATACAGCATATCGATTGCGTAAGCGCCTCCTAGGTAGTCTTAAGTACGTCGGTATGAACGAACGTACAAACAGCATCTCTGAGGCGTATCCGAAAACATTTTCATGGTTATTTAGGAGCCAAGAATCCGACAGTCAAGCAAAGGGGGATCAAAAGTTAGACCAAGCCTCAGTAGATGATGCAGTGGGTTCAGAAATCGGAAAGATGGATGATTCCGCTGACGTAACGCCAGTATCCTCGGCAGAGGAGATAGGGCCTAATGTGTCAAGTTGGGCTGATTTTACCGACTGGCTTTCATCAGACCAGTCTATGTACTGGATAAGTGGAAAACCAGCATCGGGGAAGAGTACACTTATGAATTTCATCCTCTCACATCCTGACACTCTGCCCTTACTTAGGAAATGGAGACCGAAGGTGTCGTTGCTTTCACACTTTTTCTGGAAGGCGGGAGGAATCCTGCAGAAGAATATCAAGGGCATGCTATGCTCTTTGGTCTATCAGATATTCGACAACGATGACAACCTCGCAAATAAGTACATGATGACAATAAAGGGTCTGCAGCACAAAGATTCTGAAGTGGACTGGGGCATTGATGAACTCAGAAGGCTTCTTTTCGACTGCCTAGGTCGGACGGATCGTTCCTTTTGCATTTTCATGGACGGACTGGATGAAGTCGAGCCAGAAATGAGCATGTTCAACGTCATGCGTCTCATTGAACAGCTGCATGCCAGCAACCAAGTCAAGATATGCTTGTCCAGTCGCCCGGAACAGGTATTTGAGAATCATTTCGGACGATTTCCGAGTTTAAGGCTGCAAGACCTTACAGCGAGCGATATCAAGGACTATACCATTGGTACTCTCCATCCCGGACTCAGGTCCCACGCGTCTCTTGTCGCCAGCATAACGACCAACGCGGAAGGTGTATTTCTATGGGCGGTCCTAGCCATCGATTCACTGAACAAAGGATTTGAGAATGGGGACTCTCGGGACCTCCTTGTGAAGCGGCTTGAGTCAATGCCAAGTGCCCTCACCAATCTGTACCGGGATATGTGGTCTAGACTGGGTGAGGATCAGGATTTATACCGGCAATATGTAAGCCTATACTTGCAAATAATCCTGTGCCAAAGGACACTTCTCCGGGTACCGCAATTTCGCTACGACCAATTCAAGGGCGGCATGACCGCTCTTCAACTTACAGTTGCCTCATGTGATGTCGTGAGAACTAGCTTGTTCAAGAAGAGGGCGACTCTTGGTTCAATCGATGTCCAGAATCACTGTGCGAATACTGTTAGGATTCTGAAGGTTGCCTGTGGTGGATTTCTAACTGTCATTCAAAAGGACCGGGGTATGAGAAATCTCGGACATGCTTCATACGACGCCTTGATGCCTTACATGGATATGCAAGTTGAGTTCATCCATCGAACTGCGTATGACTTTCTTATCACTACAGAAGAAGGTCAGGACCTACAGAAAACATGCCATATGTCGGTGGACGACAAGTATACAAGAATTTTTGAGGCATACCTAGCTGAAACACCTATTTGGTCTTGGCTCTTCAACAATCCTCCCGTTTGGCCCAAAGACAGAATGTGGTATATACCTATTGGCCTACTGGATTCGTTTATGGAGTTTCTTTCGGAGATGCGAAGAGAGTTGTCCGAACAAGCGCTGGCGTGGTTACTGGGCACTTTGCAAGAATATAGTGATCGAGGGCATTTAGCCACGGCAAGGGAGCTGGCTCTGGCCCATCAAACCAGGCAGGGCATGTTCTGGGCTTCCGTGGGCACATACGGTTTCGCTGAATACGCCTCCTCTCGGCTAGAAGAAACAGGTCCACATGATTTCTGTGGTTTGAGTATGCTGCTAAATGCTTGCAGACATTCTCTGGACTGCATTGCGAACGCGGAGCCTGGTTTGCCTAGGCGTTCTGAAGGCTGTCTTCGAATAATTCAAAATTGTCTCAAGTCTCGCATCCCTCCATGCTCCATTCTGGATGAGAGTAAAGAGACAAGCCCCTggctttgcttcttggccCACGTCCTTGGATCCTGCACTTTCAAAGCTGAACTTGAAGAGCTCTGCATGGTGCCGAAACCAAACATCTTAGACATCATTCGGACTTTTATCGAGACTGGCGCCGATCTTGACGACACTACCCGCGTTGTTTGGAATTTCCATGTCGACAAGGCAGAAATGTTCATGTACATAAGTCCCCTTTCCACGGCTTTTTGTGAAGAGGCCACAGACTTACCATCGCCATTCGTGGTTTTGGAGGTCAACGCGTCCAGTCTGATACGCGCTATTCTGAGGCTCATGCAGAAACACGTCCAAATAACGAGTTGCCTTGGCCACGAGGAAACGCCTCCCAAGCAAAAAGTAGTGATGTTCTCAGCACACATTTCTGCCTGCGATGAGATTGGGAGAGGACCTCTGTTATATGCACCTGGCTCCCCTCAAGACTGTGAGCTtttgttgaacttggtgaCGCCGTGGGCTTTGAAGCCTTACGGACCATTCAAGAACGTTTATGAGACTGATGAGGTGACACGACCAGCAGCGACGGGGATCAATAAAGTTTTGAACGGATTAATACCATCTTCAACCCTGGTGGGTGATATGTCGCATGCTGCGAATGAATGGACTCGAGAAGGTTTGCTTTCAGAACGTTTCAAATGGCCCTACTCCAAAACTAAATGGCATTGTTGTGATTGA